From Aliarcobacter butzleri, the proteins below share one genomic window:
- a CDS encoding AEC family transporter — translation MFSVLPIYFFIFLGFIAKKRFTTQIDEKTLVLLSLYFFQPILILWGLTKSPINYEFIMSPLFYIIIVFTTLSFLIFFSKIIFDSRTDESIYLGTALIGNTGNLGIPLGIALFGVESVPYTSIINIANVFFMYTISVYFFAREQFSLKQAIISIFKIPAIWFALFAIFLNYYQVPISEHITTALNMGAYTSLTIQLFIFGVYLYNVQVKTIPWKLSLHISFAKHILLPVIGILIIVWFTDFNSFVASILIMELMMPLAVNNVNFAVLYNCKPFDVAATILISSIVFVFLLYFYIEIINYFIK, via the coding sequence ATATTCTCTGTTTTACCTATTTATTTTTTCATTTTTTTAGGTTTTATTGCAAAAAAAAGATTTACAACACAAATTGATGAAAAAACTTTAGTTTTATTATCTTTATATTTTTTCCAACCAATTTTGATTCTTTGGGGATTGACAAAATCACCTATAAACTATGAATTTATAATGTCACCACTTTTTTATATTATCATTGTTTTTACAACTTTATCTTTTTTAATATTTTTTAGTAAGATAATTTTTGATTCGCGTACAGATGAGTCAATATATTTAGGAACTGCTCTTATTGGAAATACAGGAAATCTTGGAATTCCTCTTGGAATTGCACTCTTTGGTGTAGAATCAGTACCTTATACAAGTATAATTAATATTGCAAATGTATTTTTTATGTATACAATTTCAGTTTATTTTTTTGCAAGAGAACAATTTTCTTTAAAACAAGCAATTATTTCAATATTTAAAATTCCAGCAATCTGGTTTGCATTATTTGCTATATTTTTAAATTATTATCAAGTTCCAATTAGCGAACACATAACAACAGCTTTAAATATGGGAGCATATACTTCTTTAACTATCCAACTTTTTATATTTGGTGTTTATCTTTATAATGTGCAAGTTAAAACTATACCTTGGAAATTATCTTTGCATATTAGTTTTGCAAAACATATTTTATTACCAGTAATTGGTATTTTAATAATTGTATGGTTTACTGATTTTAACTCATTTGTTGCTTCAATTTTAATAATGGAATTGATGATGCCATTAGCTGTAAATAATGTAAATTTTGCAGTTTTATATAATTGTAAACCTTTTGATGTTGCAGCGACTATCTTAATATCTTCAATTGTATTTGTTTTTTTATTGTATTTTTACATAGAAATTATAAACTATTTTATAAAGTAG